In the genome of Victivallis lenta, one region contains:
- the panB gene encoding 3-methyl-2-oxobutanoate hydroxymethyltransferase — MSVNNKVTVGTFRKRKAAGEKISMLTVYDAPGAAICHSAGVDSLLVGDSLAMTVLGYKNTLPLTMEEALHHAKAVRRGAPDAFVIFDMPFMSYQASDEEALRNAGRALKEAGADAIKLEGGAEVAPLIAKLVGSGIPVLAHLGLLPQHIMTAGGYKLTGKTPEDAARLLEDARKVEAAGAFATVLECMPSEVGKMISENISIPTIGIGSGPDCDGQVQVLNDLLGLFEEFTPKHARRYAELGRLFREAVTAYAEDVRTAKFR; from the coding sequence ATGAGCGTAAACAACAAAGTCACCGTCGGGACGTTCCGCAAACGCAAGGCCGCCGGCGAAAAAATTTCCATGCTGACCGTCTACGACGCCCCGGGTGCGGCCATCTGTCACTCCGCCGGGGTCGATTCGCTGCTGGTCGGCGACTCTCTGGCCATGACCGTGCTCGGCTACAAGAACACGCTCCCGCTCACCATGGAGGAGGCGCTGCACCACGCCAAAGCCGTGCGGCGCGGCGCGCCCGATGCATTCGTGATTTTCGATATGCCGTTCATGAGCTATCAGGCCAGCGATGAAGAGGCGCTCCGCAACGCCGGGCGCGCCCTGAAGGAGGCCGGCGCCGACGCAATCAAGCTCGAAGGCGGCGCGGAGGTTGCTCCGCTGATTGCGAAGCTGGTCGGCAGCGGCATCCCGGTGCTGGCGCATCTCGGGCTGCTGCCGCAGCACATCATGACCGCGGGCGGCTACAAGCTGACCGGCAAGACGCCGGAAGACGCGGCGCGGCTGCTCGAAGACGCCAGGAAAGTCGAGGCCGCCGGCGCTTTTGCCACCGTCCTCGAATGCATGCCGTCCGAAGTCGGCAAAATGATCTCGGAAAATATTTCGATTCCGACCATCGGAATCGGTTCCGGTCCGGACTGCGACGGGCAGGTCCAGGTGTTGAACGACCTGCTCGGATTGTTCGAGGAGTTCACGCCGAAGCACGCGCGCCGCTACGCCGAGCTCGGCCGCCTTTTCCGCGAAGCAGTGACCGCCTATGCCGAGGATGTCCGCACCGCGAAATTCCGCTGA